The Bacillus vallismortis genome window below encodes:
- the fdhA gene encoding formaldehyde dehydrogenase, glutathione-independent: protein MGGMALTGNKAVVYKGEGTVAVEDIGYPELILKDGPGVPKANVNRKCEHGVILKVLTTNICGSDQHMVRGRTTAPEGLVLGHEITGEVIETGRDVEFIKKGDIVSVPFNIACGRCVMCRTQKTHVCLNVNPERPGSAYGYVDMGGWVGGQSEYVMVPYADFQLLVFPDKEQALEKILDLTMLSDIFPTGFHGAYTAGVQTGSTVYIAGAGPVGLAAAHSAQLLGASTVIVGDLNEDRLAQAKSFGCETVNVQKHDRLGEQIEQILGEPAVDAAVDCVGFEASGHGNQGEAPAAVLNSIMDVTQVGGSLGIPGLYVTEDPGAKDADAKTGSLKIRFGLGWAKAHTFVTGQTPAMTYNRNLMKAILSGRAQIAKAVNATVISLDDAPKGYSDFDKGAAKKFVIDPHGMLK, encoded by the coding sequence ATGGGAGGAATGGCGTTGACAGGAAACAAAGCGGTTGTGTACAAAGGCGAAGGAACTGTAGCGGTGGAGGATATCGGGTATCCGGAGTTAATCTTGAAGGACGGGCCCGGCGTTCCGAAGGCGAATGTGAATCGTAAATGTGAGCACGGGGTGATTTTGAAGGTGCTTACCACAAACATCTGCGGAAGCGATCAGCACATGGTGCGAGGCCGCACGACGGCGCCGGAAGGCTTGGTGCTCGGGCATGAAATCACCGGAGAAGTCATTGAAACGGGGCGGGATGTTGAATTTATCAAAAAAGGTGACATCGTATCCGTTCCTTTCAATATTGCCTGCGGGCGCTGTGTGATGTGCAGAACGCAGAAAACGCACGTGTGCTTGAATGTCAACCCGGAACGGCCGGGATCGGCTTACGGCTACGTCGATATGGGCGGCTGGGTCGGCGGCCAGTCGGAATACGTCATGGTGCCGTACGCCGATTTTCAGCTATTGGTGTTCCCGGATAAAGAACAGGCGTTAGAAAAGATTCTCGATTTGACGATGCTATCCGACATTTTTCCGACCGGCTTCCACGGGGCGTACACAGCGGGCGTGCAAACAGGTTCAACCGTTTATATCGCTGGAGCGGGACCTGTCGGGTTAGCCGCCGCACACTCCGCCCAGCTCCTTGGCGCCTCGACGGTGATTGTCGGCGATCTGAACGAAGACAGACTGGCACAGGCGAAAAGCTTCGGCTGCGAAACGGTCAACGTGCAAAAACACGATCGCCTCGGCGAGCAAATTGAACAAATACTAGGTGAACCGGCCGTTGATGCCGCCGTGGACTGTGTCGGATTTGAAGCATCCGGACACGGCAATCAAGGGGAAGCGCCTGCCGCCGTGCTGAACTCGATCATGGACGTCACCCAGGTCGGCGGAAGCCTTGGCATTCCGGGCTTATATGTGACCGAAGATCCCGGTGCAAAGGATGCGGACGCCAAAACAGGCTCACTAAAAATCCGCTTCGGACTCGGCTGGGCCAAAGCCCACACCTTTGTCACCGGACAAACGCCGGCCATGACATACAACCGCAATTTGATGAAAGCGATCCTGAGCGGCAGAGCGCAAATCGCAAAAGCCGTCAACGCCACCGTCATTTCTCTGGACGACGCGCCAAAAGGCTATAGCGACTTCGACAAAGGCGCAGCCAAAAAATTCGTCATCGACCCGCATGGAATGCTGAAGTAA
- a CDS encoding GNAT family N-acetyltransferase, producing the protein MILTPMQTEQFRSYLTYTTKHYAEEKVKAGTWQPEDAQLLSRQVFSNLLPKGLETPHHHLWSLTLNEKKIVGWLWIHAEPEHAQQEAFIYDFGLYEPYRGKGYAKQALAALDQTARSMGIRKLSLHVFAHNQTARKLYERTGFQETDVVMSKKL; encoded by the coding sequence ATGATACTGACTCCCATGCAGACAGAACAATTCCGGTCTTATCTCACGTATACGACCAAGCATTATGCGGAAGAAAAGGTAAAGGCGGGAACATGGCAGCCTGAAGACGCACAGCTATTGTCTAGGCAGGTCTTTTCCAATCTGCTTCCGAAAGGGCTGGAAACCCCCCATCATCACTTATGGAGTCTCACGCTGAATGAAAAGAAAATCGTTGGCTGGCTCTGGATACATGCAGAACCGGAGCATGCGCAACAGGAAGCGTTTATTTACGATTTCGGGTTATATGAACCATACCGGGGCAAGGGTTATGCAAAGCAAGCATTGGCGGCATTAGATCAGACAGCACGCAGCATGGGAATCCGGAAGCTGTCCCTCCATGTATTTGCCCATAATCAGACAGCGCGGAAGCTATACGAGCGAACCGGATTTCAAGAAACAGACGTGGTGATGAGCAAGAAGCTTTAA
- a CDS encoding DUF2651 family protein, translating to MGAVILLVVFVFPMMSGVIGAAGYLLCKKVWMGPLIILIGSLILLFTLASGNSSFMFWVVLYTAIALATSVVTLFLRKLFFN from the coding sequence TTGGGAGCCGTTATACTGCTCGTCGTTTTTGTTTTTCCGATGATGTCAGGCGTAATCGGTGCAGCGGGATATCTCCTATGCAAGAAAGTTTGGATGGGTCCACTCATCATCCTTATCGGGAGTTTGATATTGTTGTTTACGTTAGCCTCTGGTAACAGTTCTTTCATGTTTTGGGTTGTACTCTATACTGCAATTGCGTTAGCAACCAGCGTTGTCACATTATTTCTCAGGAAATTATTCTTCAACTGA